CAACCCAAGCGATCGCATCGCCGACATAGTACTTTTTGGGTTGGTTTGTATGGTCAGTTATGGGTGTGTGCGATGGAGTTTTGGACGGATTTAGCCCTTGATTTGATGCGACTAAAGCCCAACAAACTGACCTATTTTCACTTATGGTTTACGGGTTTACATGCTATGGCTCTTTGTAGCCGTGATTAAGGTTATCCGTAGTTAACCACGTTGCGTAGCGGCTGCGGTTGAACTTAATTTTATGCAGCCTATGATCTGTTAGTTTGTATTAGATTACACTCAAAAGGACTTAGCCAATGCCGTCCGTCTCTGAACAGCAAATTATTGATGTCGAAGAGCGACTACGATTAGCCATGCTCTCTTCAGATGTCGAAGCACTGGATGAACTAATTTCAGCCGATGTCATCTTCACCAGTCACCTCGGTCAGGTCGTCAGCAAGCAGGACGATCTGGCGTTTCATCGAGCTGGCGTATTCAAGTTCCAAACGATCAAACCATCAGAAAGAAAAATAAAGTTTATTGAGGGGCTTGCGATCGTCTCAGTTCGTGTGCAGCTAACCGGCATCTTTGGTGAGTCACCGTTCACAGATGACCTCCGATACACCCGCATCTGGTGTCGTCGCTCCTCCGGCACTTGGCAAATTGTCGCTGGACACAGTAGCGCTGTGCAGGAGAAGAGCTTCTTCTAAATTGCTAGTAGATCACGACAAAAATAATCCGCCAGCCTTCATGGTTGACTAATCAATGAACACGGCGACTCGAAGGGCTTGTTGCAAAGCGACACGCTGCGCGTTTAAAGTAGCGTCTCACCAATAGAGGTAGGCGATCGCTAAAATATGAGCAATTTTGTCAAAGTCTCCTGCTAATAATCTTTCAGTTAATCTACGGTAGCTGCTGTTTTTTCTTGGACTTGTTGTTTCGGGAATTCTCGATTGGCAATTATCTCACCAAACGGACTCATCAGCTGTGGTTCTACAACAGGTCTATTTTCTAAAGGCAGACGAGGAAAGAGTAATTCGGCGACGCGATATGCTTCCTCTAAATGGGGATAACCAGAAAAGATGAAAGTCTCAATCCCCAAATCTGCATACTCCAATATTCTTTGGGCAACGGTATCAGGATCGCCTACCAAAGCAGTCCCAGCACCACCGCGCACTAAACCAATTCCTGCCCACAAATTTGGGCTAATTTCCAAAGCTTCCCGACTACCTTGATGCAATTCTTGCATTCGGCGTTGCCCTTCCGAATCCATGCGGGCGTATGCTTTTTGAGTTTTGGCGATTGCCTCTTCATCTACATAGCGAATTAAATCATTTGCCGCATCCCAAGCTTGAGTTTCGGTTTCCCGCACAATGACGTGTAGGCGAATGCCAAAGCGAAGTGTTCTGCCTTGCGCTTCTGCCAGCCGACGAACTGCGGCAATTTTTTCACCAACCTGTGCTGGTGGTTCACCCCAAGTCAAGTACACATCTACGTGCTTGGCGGCAATATCTTGAGCAATGGGTGAAGAACCGCCAAACCACAGAGGAGGATAAGGTTTCTGCACAGATGGAAAAAGTAACTTGCCATCTTGGATGTTGAGATAATCACCTTGGAAATTTGCAACTTCACTTGCTGCTATCTGCCGCCACACTGTTAAAAATTCGTCTGTTAGTTTGTAGCGATCGTCATGGGAAAGGTGCAAACCATCTCCCGCCAACTCTGTAGGATCGCCCCCTGTAACCACGTTAATCAACAAGCGCCCACCAGAAATGCGATCAAACGTCGCAGCCATCCGCGCTGCTACTCCTGGTGACATCAACCCCGGACGAATTGCCACCAAAAACCGCATTTTTGTAGTATGCGTTACCAGCGCTGATGCCAAAACCCAAGCATCTTCACAAGAACGCCCTGTAGGTAATAAAGCACCTGTAAAGCCCAAGTGATCTACTGCTTGAGCAATTTGCCGCCAATAATCAAAATTTACTGCCCGCCCGCCTATAGCAGTGCCGAGATAGCGTCCTTCTCCGTGTGTGGGAATAAACCAAAGTAGTTGCATAATCCCTATTTAATCTGGCTGCAAAATCGGATTGTGTTATCTTTACGGTAAGCTTATTTGTATACCGTAGTTTATCTGTTATCCTCAAATTATTGCACAGCTAAAGGAGTAAAGCAACACTTTTCACTCAAATAATACACTTGATTCATCTGCATATCGTATTTATTCCG
This portion of the Brasilonema sennae CENA114 genome encodes:
- a CDS encoding nuclear transport factor 2 family protein codes for the protein MPSVSEQQIIDVEERLRLAMLSSDVEALDELISADVIFTSHLGQVVSKQDDLAFHRAGVFKFQTIKPSERKIKFIEGLAIVSVRVQLTGIFGESPFTDDLRYTRIWCRRSSGTWQIVAGHSSAVQEKSFF
- the ssuD gene encoding FMNH2-dependent alkanesulfonate monooxygenase, giving the protein MQLLWFIPTHGEGRYLGTAIGGRAVNFDYWRQIAQAVDHLGFTGALLPTGRSCEDAWVLASALVTHTTKMRFLVAIRPGLMSPGVAARMAATFDRISGGRLLINVVTGGDPTELAGDGLHLSHDDRYKLTDEFLTVWRQIAASEVANFQGDYLNIQDGKLLFPSVQKPYPPLWFGGSSPIAQDIAAKHVDVYLTWGEPPAQVGEKIAAVRRLAEAQGRTLRFGIRLHVIVRETETQAWDAANDLIRYVDEEAIAKTQKAYARMDSEGQRRMQELHQGSREALEISPNLWAGIGLVRGGAGTALVGDPDTVAQRILEYADLGIETFIFSGYPHLEEAYRVAELLFPRLPLENRPVVEPQLMSPFGEIIANREFPKQQVQEKTAATVD